Proteins encoded within one genomic window of Cucumis sativus cultivar 9930 chromosome 3, Cucumber_9930_V3, whole genome shotgun sequence:
- the LOC105434867 gene encoding E3 ubiquitin-protein ligase SINAT5 produces the protein MDLDSIECVSSSDGLDEDEIHLHHTLHPYSQSHHHPELSASKPRYGNNNSAVNGGPTATAPATNVHELLECPVCTNSMYPPIHQCHNGHTLCSTCKTRVHNRCPTCRQELGDIRCLALEKVAESLELPCKYYSLGCTEIFPYYSKLKHEGLCNYRPYSCPYAGSECSAVGDIPFLVAHLRDDHKVDMHTGCTFNHRYVKSNPREVENATWMLTVFHCFGQYFCLHFEAFQLGMAPVYMAFLRFMGDENDARTYSYSLEVGGYGRKLIWEGTPRSIRDSHRKVRDSHDGLIIQRNMALFFSGGDRKELKLRVTGRIWKEQNPDAGVCIPNLCS, from the exons ATGGATTTGGATAGTATCGAGTGTGTATCGTCTTCTGATGGTCTCGATGAGGATGAGATTCATCTGCACCACACCCTTCATCCTTATTCCCAATCTCATCATCATCCCGAGTTGTCCGCATCTAAGCCTCGTTATGGAAACAATAATAGCGCTGTGAACGGTGGTCCCACTGCAACTGCGCCGGCAACTAACGTTCATGAATTGCTGGAATGCCCTGTGTGTACTAATTCTATGTACCCTCCCATCCATCAG TGCCACAACGGACATACCTTATGTTCCACATGTAAAACGAGAGTTCATAACCGGTGCCCAACTTGTAGACAAGAGCTTGGAGATATTAGGTGCTTGGCACTGGAGAAGGTGGCAGAGTCACTTGAATTGCCTTGCAAGTATTATTCATTGGGTTGCACTGAGATATTTCCATACTACAGTAAACTTAAGCATGAGGGTTTGTGCAACTACAGACCCTATAGTTGTCCATATGCTGGGTCAGAATGCTCTGCTGTTGGGGACATTCCTTTCCTTGTTGCCCATCTGAGGGATGATCATAAGGTGGACATGCACACTGGCTGCACATTTAACCATCGCTATGTTAAGTCCAATCCAAGGGAAGTGGAGAATGCCACTTGGATGCTTACT GTTTTTCATTGTTTTGGTCAATATTTCTGCCTTCACTTTGAGGCTTTTCAGCTCGGCATGGCTCCAGTCTACATGGCTTTCCTCCGTTTCATGGGCGATGAGAATGACGCCCGAACCTACAGCTACAGTCTCGAGGTTGGTGGATATGGGCGAAAACTGATATGGGAGGGTACACCACGAAGTATTAGAGATAGTCATCGAAAAGTTAGGGACAGCCATGATGGATTAATTATCCAAAGAAATATGGCTCTTTTCTTCTCTGGTGGGGACAGAAAGGAACTGAAGCTGAGGGTTACAGGAAGGATATGGAAGGAACAAAACCCGGATGCTGGTGTTTGCATACCAAACCTTTGTAGCTAA